A portion of the Eulemur rufifrons isolate Redbay chromosome 30, OSU_ERuf_1, whole genome shotgun sequence genome contains these proteins:
- the LOC138379044 gene encoding melanoma-associated antigen B10-like, with protein MPRGQKSKLRAREKRRQARSEAEALQGAQAIAAEEEGPSTSSSPLCGGAKSQDEERPSTSQAPPTTDRSARSPLDQKAVLLVQFLLRKYNMKESITKADMLKYVIKKYKNHFNEILKRASELMVLAFGIDVKEVDPIRQYYALVSKLNPNGDVRLTDEEISPKTGLLMTILCVIFMKGNCAAEEDIWEVMNIMEIYSERMRVMYGDPKKLLTQDLVREGYLEYRQVANSDPPCYEFLWGPRAHAETSKMKILEFLAKIHDTVPNAFPSWYEEAMRDEEERARVRIAALFRTSAVASGHSRVNSSNSAHR; from the exons ATGCCACGGGGGCAGAAAAGTAAGCTCCGGGCCCGTGAGAAACGCCGCCAGGCTCGGAGTGAGGCTGAGGCTCTCCAGGGTGCGCAGGCTATTGCAGCAGAGGAAGAAGggccctccacttcctcctctcctctttgtGGTG GTGCCAAGAGCCAAGATGAGGAACGACCGAGCACTTCCCAGGCACCACCCACCACTGATCGTTCAGCCAGATCACCTCTAGACCAAAAGGCAGTTTTGTTGGTGCAGTTCCTGCTGCGCAAGTATAACATGAAGGAGTCCATAACAAAGGCAGACATGCTGAAGTATGTCATCAAAAAGTATAAGAATCACTTCAATGAGATCCTCAAGAGAGCCTCTGAGCTTATGGTGCTGGCCTTTGGCATTGATGTGAAGGAAGTCGACCCAATCAGGCAATACTATGCCCTTGTCAGCAAGTTGAATCCCAATGGTGATGTAAGACTGACTGATGAGGAAATCTCGCCCAAGACCGGCCTCCTGATGACTATCCTGTGTGTGATCTTCATGAAGGGCAACTGTGCTGCTGAAGAAGATATCTGGGAAGTGATGAATATAATGGAGATATATTCTGAAAGAATGCGTGTTATGTATGGGGATCCCAAGAAGCTCCTCACTCAAGATTTGGTAAGGGAAGGGTACCTGGAGTATCGGCAGGTGGCCAACAGTGATCCTCCATGCTATGAATTCCTGTGGGGTCCCAGAGCCCATGCTGAAACCAGCAAAATGAAAATCCTGGAGTTTTTGGCCAAGATCCATGACACAGTCCCCAATGCCTTCCCATCCTGGTATGAAGAGGCTATgagagatgaggaagagagaGCCAGAGTCAGAATTGCAGCTCTATTTCGTACCAGTGCTGTGGCCAGTGGACATTCCAGGGTCAATTCCAGCAACTCCGCCCACCGCTAG